A part of Pseudomonas leptonychotis genomic DNA contains:
- a CDS encoding amino acid ABC transporter permease yields the protein MLTTSITSTDLLFLLQGAWTTILLTLWAMLLGTAGGVICGLLRATLPRATLPLAWVLDAFRSVPLLIQFVLFNSLKSIAGLDWSAFSVACAVLGVYAAAYCTEIVRSGVLAVSPNVRRAGRSLGLNYWQDLRYIVMPMATRIAFPGWLNLALSVMKDTALVMWIGIVELLRASQIIVTRIQEPLLVLCIAGLIYYFISLVVARLGNQLEKRWQEND from the coding sequence ATGTTGACTACCAGCATCACCTCGACCGACCTGCTGTTTCTGCTGCAAGGGGCCTGGACCACCATCCTGCTGACCTTGTGGGCCATGCTGCTGGGCACCGCCGGCGGGGTTATCTGCGGCCTGCTGCGCGCTACCTTGCCACGCGCCACATTGCCGCTGGCCTGGGTGCTGGATGCCTTTCGCAGCGTGCCGTTGCTGATCCAGTTTGTCTTGTTCAACTCACTGAAAAGCATTGCCGGTTTGGACTGGAGCGCGTTCTCAGTCGCCTGCGCCGTACTCGGCGTGTATGCCGCCGCCTACTGCACCGAGATCGTGCGTAGCGGCGTGCTGGCGGTATCACCCAACGTGCGCCGGGCAGGACGCTCACTGGGCCTGAATTACTGGCAAGACCTGCGCTACATCGTCATGCCGATGGCCACCCGCATCGCCTTCCCTGGCTGGCTCAACCTGGCCTTGTCGGTAATGAAAGACACCGCCCTGGTCATGTGGATCGGCATTGTCGAGCTGCTACGCGCCTCGCAAATCATCGTTACACGCATCCAAGAGCCTCTGCTGGTGCTGTGCATCGCCGGGCTTATCTACTACTTCATCAGCCTGGTGGTGGCCCGCTTGGGCAATCAACTGGAGAAAAGGTGGCAGGAAAATGATTGA
- a CDS encoding amino acid ABC transporter permease produces MFDYSFHWRSAFKALPDMLGGAWVTFETAALSMIFGVLIALCLTLMRQTKNPLARGFGNAWVSVARNTPSLFQIYLLYFGLGSFGIHISSWAALLAGITFNNAGYLAENFRGGLKAVPETQMRAARSLGMSAFKTYQLVIIPQLLRIVFYPLTNQMVWAVLMTSLGVIVGLNNDLTGVTQGYNVKTFRTFEYFALAAVLYYLIAKAIVLVARLLGWRLFRY; encoded by the coding sequence ATGTTCGATTACAGCTTCCACTGGCGCTCGGCCTTCAAGGCGCTGCCCGATATGCTCGGCGGCGCGTGGGTCACCTTCGAAACCGCCGCCCTGTCGATGATCTTCGGCGTGTTAATCGCCCTATGTCTGACCCTGATGCGGCAAACAAAAAACCCTTTAGCCCGCGGCTTCGGCAACGCCTGGGTATCAGTGGCGCGCAACACGCCGTCGCTGTTTCAGATCTACTTGCTGTACTTCGGCCTCGGCTCGTTCGGCATTCACATCAGTTCCTGGGCGGCATTGCTCGCAGGGATCACCTTCAACAATGCGGGCTATCTGGCGGAGAACTTTCGCGGCGGGCTCAAGGCCGTGCCGGAGACGCAAATGCGTGCGGCCCGCTCGTTGGGCATGAGCGCATTCAAGACCTACCAGCTGGTGATCATCCCGCAGTTGCTGCGCATCGTGTTCTACCCACTGACCAATCAGATGGTCTGGGCGGTATTGATGACCTCACTGGGCGTCATTGTCGGCCTCAACAACGACCTTACCGGGGTCACCCAGGGTTACAACGTGAAGACCTTCCGCACCTTCGAGTACTTCGCACTCGCGGCGGTTCTTTACTACCTGATCGCCAAAGCCATCGTACTGGTCGCCCGCCTACTCGGCTGGCGCCTGTTCCGCTACTAG
- a CDS encoding aconitase X has protein sequence MPDFSMQARSLVSGRAQGDLLYADVGLSFWGGVDPFSGEVIDRHHPLNGNVISGCVLAIPSGRGSCTGSSVLLELILNGHAPAALVVAHPEEILSLGVLIAQALFERSLPVICIGQAAFERLHDCTFVRVDGSQINAYVTAPRDDQPASSLTAETSPQHSDLMLTDYDHAVLAGDHGKAAQVAMQIVLRMAELQGARELIDISQAHIDGCIYTGPASLRFAEQLVAWGAKVRVPTTLNAISVDQRRWRAQGIDPAFGEPASALGDAYMAMGAQLSFTCAPYLLDSAPEAGDQVVWAESNAVVFANSVLAARTQKYPDFLDICIALTGRAPLIGCHLATGRLATLQINVPALGEVDDAFYPLLGYHIGALAGSQIPVICGLQQAQPSRDDLKAFGAAFATTSGAPMFHIVGVTPEAATCEQALGGMAAQRQLDISAQDLLASWHELNSASSPDLGLVSLGNPHFSLSECAALARLCVGKDKHPDVAVVITCGRHVLEQARDAGHVAALEAFGVQFVTDTCWCMLGEPVLPISAKNLMTNSGKYAHYAPGLVGRRVHFAGLAACVDAACNGQASGDLPNWLSQTSRQGGY, from the coding sequence ATGCCTGATTTTTCTATGCAAGCACGCAGCCTGGTCAGTGGCCGCGCGCAAGGCGATTTGCTGTATGCCGATGTTGGCCTGAGTTTCTGGGGCGGGGTCGACCCCTTCAGCGGTGAGGTGATCGACCGCCATCACCCTTTAAACGGTAACGTCATCAGCGGGTGTGTGCTGGCCATTCCCAGCGGCCGTGGCTCCTGCACCGGCAGCAGTGTATTGCTGGAACTGATTCTTAACGGGCACGCACCCGCCGCTCTAGTGGTGGCGCATCCCGAAGAAATTCTCAGCCTGGGCGTTCTGATTGCTCAGGCGCTGTTCGAGCGCAGCCTGCCGGTTATCTGTATCGGCCAAGCGGCATTCGAACGCCTGCACGACTGCACCTTTGTGCGCGTCGACGGCAGCCAGATCAACGCCTACGTCACAGCACCTAGAGACGACCAACCCGCGTCGTCACTGACAGCTGAAACATCACCTCAGCACAGCGACCTGATGCTGACCGACTACGACCACGCCGTGCTCGCAGGCGACCACGGTAAAGCCGCACAAGTCGCCATGCAGATCGTTTTGCGCATGGCGGAACTGCAAGGTGCTCGCGAATTGATCGACATCAGCCAGGCGCATATCGATGGCTGCATCTATACCGGCCCGGCGAGCCTGCGCTTTGCCGAGCAATTGGTTGCGTGGGGCGCGAAGGTGCGGGTGCCGACGACGCTCAACGCCATCTCTGTAGACCAACGACGCTGGCGCGCCCAAGGCATTGACCCGGCCTTTGGCGAGCCGGCCAGCGCCTTGGGTGATGCCTATATGGCGATGGGCGCCCAACTGAGCTTTACCTGCGCGCCCTACCTGCTCGACAGCGCACCAGAAGCCGGTGATCAGGTGGTCTGGGCCGAGTCCAACGCCGTGGTATTTGCCAATAGCGTGCTGGCGGCCCGCACCCAGAAATACCCCGACTTTCTCGACATCTGCATTGCCCTGACTGGCCGGGCGCCGCTGATCGGCTGTCACCTGGCCACAGGACGGCTGGCCACGTTACAGATCAACGTGCCGGCGCTGGGCGAAGTGGACGACGCCTTCTACCCGCTGCTCGGTTACCACATCGGCGCCCTGGCCGGCAGCCAGATCCCCGTGATCTGCGGTTTGCAGCAGGCGCAGCCGAGCCGCGATGATCTCAAAGCCTTCGGTGCGGCCTTCGCCACCACCTCAGGCGCGCCGATGTTCCATATCGTCGGCGTGACCCCGGAAGCCGCCACCTGCGAACAGGCTCTGGGCGGCATGGCAGCGCAGCGCCAGCTCGATATTAGCGCGCAAGACCTGCTTGCCAGCTGGCACGAACTGAACAGCGCCAGCAGCCCAGACCTCGGCCTGGTGTCGCTGGGCAATCCGCATTTCTCGTTAAGTGAATGTGCGGCGTTAGCCCGGCTCTGCGTGGGCAAAGATAAACACCCAGATGTAGCAGTGGTGATCACCTGCGGCCGCCACGTGCTTGAGCAAGCGCGAGACGCCGGCCATGTCGCTGCGCTGGAGGCTTTCGGCGTGCAATTTGTCACGGACACCTGCTGGTGCATGCTCGGTGAGCCGGTACTCCCGATCAGCGCCAAAAACCTGATGACCAACTCTGGCAAATACGCCCACTACGCACCGGGCCTGGTCGGCCGCCGCGTGCACTTCGCAGGCCTGGCCGCGTGCGTCGATGCAGCCTGTAACGGCCAAGCCAGCGGCGATCTGCCGAATTGGTTGAGCCAAACATCCCGCCAAGGAGGTTATTGA